Within Nocardioides rotundus, the genomic segment CCGGCGACGATCGAGGAGCACGCTCGGCGCGGCGGCTTCCCGATCGACCGGGTGAGCGAGGTACGGACCACGATCTCGCCCGCGACGGGCCGCTGACGCCTCCGGTGCTTTTGCCTCTGTCGGGGTGTGGCGCACGCCACTACGGTGGGGAGAAGAACTCCACGGGAGGGGAGCGCCCATGAGCGTCACGGTGCCCCCGGCGGCTGCCGCCGGACCGACCACCGGTCAGTCGGACGAGACCGGCCCGGGCGTGGTGAAGTTCCACGCCCCCGAGGTGGTCTTCGGCGTGGGCTCGCTGGCCGAGGCGGGCTTCGCCGCGGGCCGCCTGGGGGCGCGCCGCCCGTTCGTCGTCACCGATCCGGGGATCATCGCGGCGGGCTGGGTCGACGAGCTGCTCGGCCACCTGCGCGACGTACGCCTCGAGCCGGTCCTGTGGTCGAACGTCACGCCGAACCCCAAGGACGAGGAGATCCGGGCCGCCTGGCAGCAGTACGCCGAGGCCGAGGCCGACGTGATCATCGGGATCGGCGGTGGCTCGGCGATGGATGCCGCCAAGGGCGTGGCGATCCTGTCCAGCAACGCCGGGGACATCCTGGACTTCGCCGGGGTGGACCAGGTGACCCGGCCGATCCCGCCGATGATGATGATCCCCAGCACGTCGGGCACCGGCGCCGACGTCAGCCAGTTCTGCATCGTCACCGACACCGAGCGCCGGGTGAAGATCACCATCATGGGCCGGGCCCTGGTGCCGGACATCTCGATCACCGACCCGCGGCTGCTGATGACCATGCCCGAGGCGCTGAACGCGGCGACCGGCCTGGACGCGCTCACCCACGGGATCGAGTCGTTCGTGTCCCTGGCTCACAACCCGCTGGCCGACGTGCACGCGCTCAACGCCGTCGGGCTGGTCAGCGGGCACCTGCGCTCGACGATGATCGAGCCGAGGGTGACCGCCCACCGGACGAAGATGGCGCAGGCGTCGCTGGAGGCCGGGATGGCCTTCACCAATGCGATCCTCGGCGCCACGCACGCGATGAGCCACCAGGTCGGCGGGCTGCTCGACGCGCCGCACGGGGTCGTCAACGGAGTGCTGCTGCCGCACGTGATCCGATACAACGCGCGCGCCACCCCCGAGCGGTTCGTCGCGCTCGCGCGGTCCTGCGGGCTCGCGGTCGACGGGATGCCGGGGGAGGAGGCGGCCGAGCTGCTCGCCGAGCAGGTACGGCGCCTCGCCGACGACGTGGGCGTCCCGCGCGGCCTGCGCGAGCTGGGGGTCACCGAGGCCGACCTGCCCCGGCTGGCGGTGAACACGCTGGAGGACGCGTGCCTGGCGACGAACCCGCGCAGCGCGCAGGCCGGGGACGTGGAGAGCATCTTCCGGGCGGCTCTGTGAGCGCCTCCTCGGATGCACGCCCGCCGGACCTGGCGACCCTGACCGGGATCCGGTCGGGCAAGCGCTCCTACTACCGCGCCTACGTCCGCTCCGACGAGCGGCTGACCCAGGCGGTGCGGGCGATGGACGCGATCTCCCGCGCCCTGGTCCGCACGGTGGAGGGCCCCCGGGGGCTGCTGGAGCGGGTGCTGCGCGCGGCCGCGTCCCACCTCGCGGCGGAGTGGGCGATCCTGGCGCTGTCGGACGGCCGGCTGCCGGGTGCGCGGCCGCGATTCCTGCTGCTCTCGGCCGACGGCGAGCTCTTCGACGACGACACCGGCCTTCCGCCGTACGTCCGTCGCGAGCTGGGAGCGATCCGTGCCGGGCACGCGGTGCGCAGCGACGACGACGGCGGCTGGGTGCGGGTCCCGATGAGCCTGGACGGCGAGCAGGTGGGCAGCCTGGTCGGGCTGCAGGGCCTGGACTCCGACCCCGAGCCGAGCGACCTGTCGGTGCTGCGGATCCTGGCCAACCAGGCGGCGGTCTCGCTGCACACCTCCGAGCAGTACCAGGCCTCGCTCACCCTGCACCGCCGCGCGCAGCGGCTCTACGACGAGGCGACCGCACAGCGGCGCGACCTCGAGGAGCGCACCCGGGAGCTGCGGCATGCCGAGCAGCGGCTGGTGCTGGCCCACCAGCGCGAGCTGGTGGACGCCGAGCGGCACCGGATCGCCCGCGAGCTGCACGACACCGTGAGCCAGCACGTGCTCTCGGCGGGGATGGCGCTGGAGCTCGCGCGCGGCGATCTGGCGGATCTCGGCGACGCGGGCCGGGGCGTGCTCACCCAGGTGCTCACCGCGCGGGAGCTGACCCAGCAGGCCGTCGAGCAGCTGCGCCGGGCGATCTACGCCCTGCACCAGGACTCCAAGGACACCGTGTCCACCCTGCCCGAGTTGCTCGCGGACGTCGCCGCCCAGCACCGGCCTAACCTCAAGGTCCAGGTGCGGGTGGAGGGCGAGTCGAGCCCGCTGCCCGCGGACGCCGACCACGAGATCGCCCGTGCGGTCGGGGAGGCGCTGTTCAACGTGGCGACGCATGCCGAGGCGACCCGGGCGATCATCCGGCTGCGCTACCGGCCCGACGAGCTGATGGCGTCGGTCGCCGACGACGGCAACGGCGACCCGACCGGGATGAGCCGGGTGCTGCGGCTGCAGCGCACCGACTCCTCGGGGCGGCATCGGGGCCTGGCGAACATCGAGACCCGGATCGTCGAGCTGGGCGGGCGGATCGCGTTCCGCCGGGCCCGGCTGGGCGGCGTGCGCGTGGAGATGCGGGTGCCGCTGCCGCTGCGTCGTACCGACGACGCCGGGGGAGTCATCAGCGGGCTGCTCGGCCCGCCGGAGGAGAGGAGCGACTGATGGGCTCACTCGTGCCCTCGCCGACCGAGGCCGCGCCCGACGTCGTGGGGATCATGCTCGTCGACGACCACGCGATCGTCCGGCAGGGCCTGCGCTCGATCCTGGACCGCGAGGACGACCTGGCGGTGGTGGCCGAGGCGTCGACGGCGGACGAGGCACTCACCGTCCTGGGCCGGGTGCAGCCGCGGATCGTGCTGCTCGACCTCAAGCTCTCCACCTCCTCCGACACCGAGGGGCTGGAGCTGTGCGAGCAGCTCGTGGAACGCAACCCCGACCTCGGGATCCTGGTGCTGACGACGTTCCTGGACGAGCAGTTGGTGATGCGGGCGATCCGGGCCGGGGCGAAGGGGTACGTCGTCAAGGACGTCGACACCTCCGGCCTGATCCGCGCGATCCGGGACGTGGCGCGCGGCGGGTCGGCCTTCGACCCGCGCTCGGCGGCGGCGATGGTGCGCGGCCTGCACGCCCCGCAGCCCGAGGAGTCCCAGCAGCTCACGGGCCGGGAGCGGGAGGTGATCGCGCTGCTGGCCCGCGGCTTCTCCAACGGCCAGATCGGCGAGCAGCTCTACATCTCCGAGACCACGGCGAAGTTCCACGTGGGGAACATCCTGCGCAAGCTCGGGGTGACGCGGCGGGCGGAGGCGGTGTACGAGGCCACGAAGCTCGGGCTGATCTGACGGAGCGACGAAGGAGTGGAGTCAGGAAGCCCGGAGAGGGCGAGGCTGATCTGACGGAGCGACGAAGGAGTGGAGTCAGGAAGCCCGGAGAGGGCGAGGCTGATCTGACGGAGCGACGAAGGAGTGGAGTCAGGAAGCCCGCAACGGGCACAGGCTGATCTGACGGAGCGACGAAGGACGCGCCCGTCGTACCGAACAGTAGGCAGCGAAATCTCGCGCAGAAGGTGCGTACTGTTCGGTACGCGCGGCGGGGTGGTGCGCACTGTTCGGTACGACGTGTCCGGGGTACGGCGCCTCAGGGGCGGTCCAGCACCAGCCAGCCGCCGTGGTGCTCGTGTACCTCGAAGTCCCACCCCGAGGCGACGCCCCAGGCCTCCAGGTCGGCCAGGGAGATGGTGCGCACGTGACCCCAGGTCTCGTCGGCGACGTCCTCGAGGGGTACGGCGACCACGACCCGGGAGCGTCCGAGCCGCAGGGCCTCGGCGAGCACCCGCTCGCCGTGCTCCTCGTCCAGGTGCTCCAGCAGGTGGATCGCCAGCACGTGGTCGGCCGAGCCGCCGGGGTAGGGCACCCGGGAGGCGTCCGCGGTCGCGGTGGCCAGCGGCACCCCGAGCCGCGGCGCCACGCGGGACAGCAGCGTCACGGTGCCGGGGCTGATGTCGGTGGCGACGATGGGGAACCCGGCCCCGGCCAGGCGCAGGGAGAGGAAGCCGAAGCAGCAGCCCAGCTCCAGCACGCTGCCTCCGGGCCGGAGCAGCGACTCGACGTGGGAGTAGACGGGGGCGTACCCCGCCAGAGTGCCGTGCGCCCCGAGGGCGTTGAAGCCGCTGCCCCCGGGGCCGCTGGCGAGCAGGGCGTCGAGGCGGCGCAGCGTGTTGCGGTAGAACAGCTCCCACCCGGACAGCGGGTCGCCGGCGCTGGTGAGCACGACGCCGGTGAAGATCCGCTCGAAGAGGTCCGG encodes:
- a CDS encoding iron-containing alcohol dehydrogenase encodes the protein MSVTVPPAAAAGPTTGQSDETGPGVVKFHAPEVVFGVGSLAEAGFAAGRLGARRPFVVTDPGIIAAGWVDELLGHLRDVRLEPVLWSNVTPNPKDEEIRAAWQQYAEAEADVIIGIGGGSAMDAAKGVAILSSNAGDILDFAGVDQVTRPIPPMMMIPSTSGTGADVSQFCIVTDTERRVKITIMGRALVPDISITDPRLLMTMPEALNAATGLDALTHGIESFVSLAHNPLADVHALNAVGLVSGHLRSTMIEPRVTAHRTKMAQASLEAGMAFTNAILGATHAMSHQVGGLLDAPHGVVNGVLLPHVIRYNARATPERFVALARSCGLAVDGMPGEEAAELLAEQVRRLADDVGVPRGLRELGVTEADLPRLAVNTLEDACLATNPRSAQAGDVESIFRAAL
- a CDS encoding MadS family sensor histidine kinase; translation: MSASSDARPPDLATLTGIRSGKRSYYRAYVRSDERLTQAVRAMDAISRALVRTVEGPRGLLERVLRAAASHLAAEWAILALSDGRLPGARPRFLLLSADGELFDDDTGLPPYVRRELGAIRAGHAVRSDDDGGWVRVPMSLDGEQVGSLVGLQGLDSDPEPSDLSVLRILANQAAVSLHTSEQYQASLTLHRRAQRLYDEATAQRRDLEERTRELRHAEQRLVLAHQRELVDAERHRIARELHDTVSQHVLSAGMALELARGDLADLGDAGRGVLTQVLTARELTQQAVEQLRRAIYALHQDSKDTVSTLPELLADVAAQHRPNLKVQVRVEGESSPLPADADHEIARAVGEALFNVATHAEATRAIIRLRYRPDELMASVADDGNGDPTGMSRVLRLQRTDSSGRHRGLANIETRIVELGGRIAFRRARLGGVRVEMRVPLPLRRTDDAGGVISGLLGPPEERSD
- the mftM gene encoding mycofactocin oligosaccharide methyltransferase MftM; the encoded protein is MSVTAGIDPFASLHDGAYDDGVVQVRACHGPRPRRSLRSVRTPHFDVLPSGHRVQVQHVLPPDEVDDDLAGLLADELFGPGWLRGPDLFERIFTGVVLTSAGDPLSGWELFYRNTLRRLDALLASGPGGSGFNALGAHGTLAGYAPVYSHVESLLRPGGSVLELGCCFGFLSLRLAGAGFPIVATDISPGTVTLLSRVAPRLGVPLATATADASRVPYPGGSADHVLAIHLLEHLDEEHGERVLAEALRLGRSRVVVAVPLEDVADETWGHVRTISLADLEAWGVASGWDFEVHEHHGGWLVLDRP
- a CDS encoding MadR family response regulator transcription factor, translating into MGSLVPSPTEAAPDVVGIMLVDDHAIVRQGLRSILDREDDLAVVAEASTADEALTVLGRVQPRIVLLDLKLSTSSDTEGLELCEQLVERNPDLGILVLTTFLDEQLVMRAIRAGAKGYVVKDVDTSGLIRAIRDVARGGSAFDPRSAAAMVRGLHAPQPEESQQLTGREREVIALLARGFSNGQIGEQLYISETTAKFHVGNILRKLGVTRRAEAVYEATKLGLI